The following proteins are co-located in the Colletotrichum lupini chromosome 4, complete sequence genome:
- a CDS encoding TfdA family Taurine catabolism dioxygenase TauD, giving the protein MSTPPRSYWSTPPIDTEAKAESYPKRHREMGTPDEGRPTHGSDSASTCAAELRRPAICPFLPVVVPSFLWNPADPRMHTVNPIRGSELHMKVSKCRSRSKQTSSLSARRHSEMAPSATETPAAKQIEDLKEKDPPVKEQVKEAVYADDFPPLDEELPEVRIGHKEPLKTTGVLDQFEHFEVTPVIGREYPTLDLKELLRAPNSDELLRDLAVTISQRGVVFFRKQDNIDNDLQKELVQRLGELSGKPSTSKLHIHPVNNAGRGDTNDDEISVISSAQAKRLGIHRFLNYTKKQTQRSQWHSDITFEPVPSDYALLRLTQLPKTGGDTLWASGYEVYDRISKPLQKFFDGMTATYAQPGFNATAEKNGFKLYSEPRGAPENVGELLEAIHPVIRTNPVTGWKSVFAVGLHVQKINGLSDEESKHFLDWFVQLIIENHDLQVRHRWQNPNDVAIWDNRSAYHAATPDYIVDDLGERQGSRAVSLGERPYFDPQSQSRREALRAEAIAALKADYSS; this is encoded by the exons ATGTCGACGCCGCCCAGATCCTATTGGTCTACCCCGCCCATCGACACCGAAGCCAAGGCAGAAAGCTACCCCAAACGGCATAGAGAAATGGGTACACCGGACGAGGGGAGGCCAACACACGGCTCCGATTCGGCCTCGACATGTGCCGCCGAGCTCCGGCGACCCGCCATTTGCCCGTTTCTACCGGTGGTCGTCCCGTCTTTCCTCTGGAATCCTGCTGACCCCCGCATGCATACCGTCAACCCAATTAGAGGATCCGAGTTGCATATG AAAGTGTCCAAGTGTCGAAGTCGCAGTAAACAAACTTCCTCCCTTAGCGCCAGAAGACATTCAGAAATGGCACCATCCGCAACAGAGACACCTGCCGCCAAGCAGATTGAGGATCTCAAGGAGAAAGACCCCCCGGTGAAGGAACAAGTCAAGGAGGCAGTATACGCAGACGACTTTCCGCCCCTGGATGAGGAGCTCCCAGAAGTACGGATAGGCCACAAGGAACCTCTCAAGACGACGGGGGTTCTCGACCAGTTCGAGCATTTCGAAGTGACGCCCGTCATCGGCCGCGAGTACCCGACTCTCGATCTCAAAGAGCTGCTGCGTGCGCCCAACTCTGATGAACTCCTTCGTGACCTAGCAGTCACCA TCTCGCAGCGCGGTGTCGTATTCTTCCGCAAGCAAGACAACATCGACAACGACCTCCAAAAGGAACTCGTCCAACGTCTCGGCGAGCTATCCGGGAAGCCCTCGACTTCGAAGCTCCACATCCACCCCGTCAACAATGCCGGCCGCGGCGACACCAATGATGATGAGATCAGCGTCATCTCGTCGGCGCAGGCTAAGCGGCTGGGCATACACCGCTTCCTAAACTACACCAAGAAGCAGACGCAGAGGTCACAGTGGCATTCCGATATCACGTTTGAGCCCGTGCCGAGTGACTATGCGCTTCTTCGTCTAACACAGCTGCCCAAGACGGGAGGAG ACACGCTCTGGGCCTCGGGCTATGAAGTATACGACCGAATATCGAAGCCGCTCCAAAAGTTCTTCGACGGCATGACAGCCACGTACGCCCAACCAGGTTTCAACGCAACCGCAGAGAAAAACGGCTTCAAACTCTACTCGGAACCGCGCGGCGCGCCCGAAAACGTGGGCGAGCTCCTGGAGGCCATCCACCCGGTAATCCGCACGAATCCGGTGACGGGCTGGAAGAGCGTCTTCGCCGTCGGCCTCCACGTCCAAAAGATCAACGGCCTGTCGGACGAGGAGTCGAAGCACTTCCTCGACTGGTTCGTGCAGCTCATCATCGAGAACCACGACCTGCAGGTGCGGCACCGCTGGCAGAACCCCAACGACGTCGCCATCTGGGACAACCGCTCGGCCTACCACGCCGCGACGCCGGACTACATCGTGGATGACCTCGGGGAGAGACAAGGGTCTCGTGCCGTGAGTCTCGGGGAGAGGCCGTACTTTGACCCCCAGAGTCAAAGCAGACGGGAGGCCCTGCGTGCCGAAGCTATTGCCGCTTTGAAGGCGGATTACAGCTCATGA